The sequence below is a genomic window from Rhodococcus sp. 4CII.
AGAGATTCACCACCGAGGCGGACGCGATCCGGCTCGGCAACGACACCGAGTACGGTCTCGCCGCCGGCGTCCGGACGTCCGATGCCGCCCGCGGCGAGCGGGTGGTGCGCCGCCTGCGCCACGGGACCGTGTGGCTCAACGACTTCGGCTACTACACGGCGGCGGCGGAATGGGGCGGATTCAAGAAGTCCGGCAACGGGCGCGAACTCGGACCCGCCGGGCTCTCGGAATACCAGGAAGTCAAACACATCTGGAACAACACGACCTCACCTCTCGCGGGTTGGTTCACCGCGCCCTGACAGGCCTACTCAACTTCTCAGGAAGTGATCGAATGACCAGTACCGACAACACGACCGGTGATCACGACAGTGGACTCGAGGATTTCGGATACAAGGAGTCCCTCGATCGCAGCATCGGCAAGTTCGCGAGCTTCGCCGCCGGCGTCAGTTACATCTCCATCCTGACCGGCACTTTCCAGTTGTTCTACTTCGGATTCGGCACCGCAGGTCCCGCGTACCTGTGGTCGTGGCCGCTGGTGTTCGTCGGCCAGTTGGCCGTGGCGCTGTGCTTCATGGAGCTGGCCGCCAAGTACCCGATCGCCGGATCGGTCTACAACTGGGCCAAGACACTCGGCAGCAGAGTGGTGGGGTGGTCCGCGGGCTGGCTGATGCTCACCGCGTCGATCGTCACCCTGTCGGCCGTCGTGCTGGCGCTGCAGCTCAACCTGCCGCGGCTGTGGAGCGGATTCCAGATCGTCGGTGACGGCAGCGGGGAACACGACTTCGCCACCAACGCCGTCATTCTCGGGACCGTGATGATCGGCTTCACGACCGTCGTCAACGCGCTCGGCGTCCGTCTCATGGCGATGATCAACAGCGCCGGTGTGTTCATCGAGATCATCGCCGCGGTCCTGATCGCGATCATCCTCGCCGCCAACGCGACCCGCGGCCCGCAGGTGTTCTTCTCCACCCACGGGTACGGAGCCGGCGAAAGCGGTGGATACCTCGGTGCGTTCCTGGTCGCGACGCTCGCGTCGGGCTACGTGATGTATGGATTCGACACCGCGAGTTCGCTGGGGGAGGAGACGGTGGAACCGCGTCGCACCGCCCCCAAGGCGATCTTCCGGGCGATCCTCGCCTCGTTCGTGATCGGCGGCGCGATCCTCGTGTTCGCAGTGATGGCGGCACCCGACCTCGACGATCCGAAGATCGGGGCGTCGGACGGCAGCCTGCAGTACATCGTGGAGCAGGTGATGTGGGGCCCGCTCGGCACGATCTTCCTGGTGTGCATCGTGATCGCGGTGACTGTGTGCTCGCTCGCGGTGCACACCGCTGCCATCCGGCTGACGTTCGCGATGGCCCGCGACAACGCACTCCCGTTCGGTGAGCGCCTCGCCCGCGTCCACCCGAGAACCCGGACCCCCGTCGTGCCCG
It includes:
- a CDS encoding APC family permease, producing MTSTDNTTGDHDSGLEDFGYKESLDRSIGKFASFAAGVSYISILTGTFQLFYFGFGTAGPAYLWSWPLVFVGQLAVALCFMELAAKYPIAGSVYNWAKTLGSRVVGWSAGWLMLTASIVTLSAVVLALQLNLPRLWSGFQIVGDGSGEHDFATNAVILGTVMIGFTTVVNALGVRLMAMINSAGVFIEIIAAVLIAIILAANATRGPQVFFSTHGYGAGESGGYLGAFLVATLASGYVMYGFDTASSLGEETVEPRRTAPKAIFRAILASFVIGGAILVFAVMAAPDLDDPKIGASDGSLQYIVEQVMWGPLGTIFLVCIVIAVTVCSLAVHTAAIRLTFAMARDNALPFGERLARVHPRTRTPVVPAVTIGVVAALILVVNIGQPHIFTVLTSIAIIMIYLAYLMVTGPMLKKRLRGEWPPRDLKEGGYFTMGRWGLPVNIIALVWGIGMAVNLAWPREAVYGEPWYNTWGAFVYIGVILGSGLLWYFTTGRHHIGTLTSHCAAVATPAPESEPNDKELAR